A genomic region of Xanthomonas fragariae contains the following coding sequences:
- a CDS encoding energy transducer TonB — protein MLDLTQGRLARRIAPVMLLIGLAACSRQESKPATGATPAAPAAMPTPATAVSPQVQSMAADQLRASATEALQDNRMYAPAGDNAVEYYLALREKQPQDATVNSALTDLLPYTLIAAEQGISREEFPEAQRLVALIEKVDPKAPALPRLKASLSAGMQSAANRTEHDVEQARKLVEDKARQAAEQKRLAEQHTREITAAQQLAAQQEVARQQTAETEHQAKTPASATTPAAPRPAPAAAAAAAPPAQSLRPISTPAPRYPLEALRDGTSGEVLVELTVGTDGAITSSRVLRATPPRVFDREVLNAVKHWRFEPVAAPVTTRRTLSFNSGG, from the coding sequence ATGTTGGATCTGACACAGGGCCGTTTGGCACGCCGGATCGCGCCGGTCATGTTGCTGATTGGCCTGGCCGCCTGCTCCAGGCAGGAAAGCAAGCCCGCTACCGGCGCCACGCCTGCGGCACCGGCTGCTATGCCGACGCCCGCCACGGCGGTGTCTCCGCAGGTGCAGTCGATGGCCGCCGACCAGCTGCGCGCATCGGCCACCGAGGCGTTGCAGGACAACCGCATGTACGCACCGGCCGGCGACAACGCGGTGGAGTACTACCTGGCCTTGCGTGAGAAGCAGCCGCAGGACGCCACCGTCAACAGCGCGTTGACCGATCTGCTGCCGTACACGCTGATCGCCGCCGAACAAGGCATCAGCCGCGAAGAATTTCCCGAAGCGCAGCGGCTGGTCGCGCTGATCGAAAAGGTCGACCCCAAGGCACCGGCGCTGCCGCGCCTGAAGGCAAGCCTGAGCGCGGGCATGCAGTCCGCTGCCAACCGCACCGAGCACGATGTCGAGCAGGCCAGGAAGCTGGTCGAGGACAAGGCCAGGCAGGCCGCCGAGCAGAAACGTCTGGCCGAGCAGCACACCCGCGAAATCACCGCTGCCCAGCAGCTCGCCGCGCAACAGGAAGTCGCGCGCCAGCAGACCGCAGAGACCGAACACCAGGCCAAAACTCCGGCATCGGCAACGACCCCGGCGGCCCCGCGCCCGGCGCCGGCTGCAGCAGCGGCGGCTGCACCGCCTGCGCAGTCGCTGCGTCCGATCAGCACCCCGGCGCCGCGCTACCCACTCGAAGCCCTGCGCGATGGCACATCCGGCGAAGTGCTGGTAGAGCTCACGGTCGGCACCGACGGCGCGATCACCTCCTCGCGCGTACTACGCGCCACCCCGCCGCGCGTGTTCGACCGCGAAGTCCTCAACGCGGTTAAGCACTGGCGCTTCGAACCAGTGGCTGCACCGGTGACGACGCGGCGTACGTTGTCGTTCAATTCAGGGGGGTGA
- a CDS encoding glutathione binding-like protein — protein sequence MIDLYYWPTPNGHKVTLFLEEAGLDYTLKPVNIGKGEQFEPAFLQISPNNKMPAIVDHAPVDGGGAQNVFESGAILLYLAEKTSRFLPRDARGRIAALEWLFWQMGGLGPMSGQMGHFSVYAPEKIPYAIERYNAEVRRLHGVLDKRLAEHTFLAGDDYGIADMASYPWIEVYEDLKPDYAAFPHLQRWHAAIAARPATQRAYALKEQVNPNAGKPLSEHERKHLFGKR from the coding sequence ATGATCGATCTGTATTACTGGCCCACCCCCAATGGCCACAAAGTCACCTTATTCCTGGAAGAGGCCGGGCTGGACTACACGCTCAAGCCGGTCAACATCGGCAAGGGCGAACAGTTCGAGCCGGCCTTTCTGCAGATTTCGCCCAATAACAAGATGCCGGCGATCGTCGACCATGCACCGGTCGATGGCGGCGGTGCGCAGAACGTGTTCGAGTCCGGCGCGATCCTGCTGTACCTGGCCGAGAAAACCAGCCGCTTCTTGCCGCGCGATGCACGCGGCCGTATCGCCGCGCTGGAATGGCTGTTCTGGCAGATGGGCGGGCTGGGCCCGATGAGCGGCCAGATGGGCCACTTCAGCGTCTACGCACCGGAAAAGATTCCGTACGCGATCGAGCGTTACAACGCCGAAGTGCGCCGCCTGCATGGTGTGCTCGACAAGCGGCTGGCCGAGCACACATTTCTGGCCGGCGACGATTACGGTATCGCCGACATGGCGAGCTATCCGTGGATCGAAGTATATGAGGACCTCAAGCCGGATTATGCTGCTTTCCCGCATCTGCAGCGCTGGCACGCCGCTATCGCCGCCCGTCCGGCCACGCAACGTGCGTATGCGCTAAAGGAGCAGGTCAACCCGAACGCTGGCAAGCCGTTGAGCGAGCACGAGCGCAAGCATTTGTTTGGTAAGCGCTGA
- a CDS encoding DUF6708 domain-containing protein codes for MNEVKNPAYRVLLPEWQGGEPQFDVPPAQLKLMLSATPHRVAPVDKRQPVHERASSCESLVAVYPNAISIGSILGAGTERGDVGFGGWMTLFGSLVFFWAGFAVAGFADPMTWFLIFPIASFFFVAALYLLKKYYILPRDQPVIFNRKTRQVTFSRIRHAPFWKFWIMPGFLEPQTVAWETVQARTYKFNQLMGETMRDSYRLELWAPHPDDPKKLYARESIGYLGWYEDELLWRLYEHIRRYMEEDGPPIQPGETLRKRRTGRDLEPFNQEIMATVGGPALSREHVEELAEPQPTPAD; via the coding sequence ATGAATGAAGTCAAGAACCCTGCATACCGTGTGCTGTTGCCGGAATGGCAGGGCGGCGAGCCGCAGTTCGATGTGCCGCCCGCGCAACTCAAGCTGATGTTGAGTGCGACCCCGCATCGGGTTGCCCCGGTAGACAAGCGGCAGCCGGTACATGAGCGCGCCAGTAGCTGTGAGTCGTTGGTGGCCGTGTATCCAAATGCCATTAGCATTGGCAGCATTCTAGGTGCAGGAACTGAGCGAGGTGATGTTGGCTTTGGTGGTTGGATGACGTTATTTGGATCATTAGTCTTCTTCTGGGCGGGCTTCGCTGTGGCTGGTTTCGCCGACCCTATGACATGGTTTCTTATATTCCCAATCGCTTCATTCTTTTTTGTTGCCGCACTTTATCTTCTTAAGAAATATTACATTCTTCCAAGAGATCAGCCCGTAATTTTCAACCGCAAGACAAGGCAAGTAACCTTCTCGCGCATCCGGCACGCCCCCTTCTGGAAATTCTGGATCATGCCGGGGTTTCTCGAGCCACAGACAGTGGCGTGGGAGACAGTGCAAGCGCGCACCTATAAATTCAACCAGCTGATGGGCGAGACGATGCGCGACTCCTACCGGCTGGAGCTTTGGGCACCGCACCCGGACGACCCCAAGAAGCTCTATGCCCGCGAATCGATCGGCTACCTGGGTTGGTACGAAGACGAACTGCTGTGGCGCTTATACGAGCACATCCGCCGCTACATGGAAGAAGACGGCCCGCCGATCCAGCCGGGGGAGACGCTGCGCAAGCGCCGTACCGGCCGCGATCTGGAGCCTTTTAACCAGGAAATCATGGCAACCGTCGGCGGCCCGGCACTCAGCCGCGAGCATGTGGAGGAACTTGCCGAGCCGCAACCAACCCCAGCAGACTGA
- a CDS encoding integrase yields the protein MKDAWEALLTRRSKICNKPGRNFATPLKPEERFLLVEQTGNPMAKSSLDSAWQRFINAAIRDGVIKPEERFSLHGLKHRGVTDTDGNRGDKQDAAGYVSSATTDRYDHQLPVVKPPRRCRIFPKIFPKPQNRHFDSRSSACFYWPRRIRTWNQRIMRKRTLH from the coding sequence ATGAAGGATGCCTGGGAGGCGCTGCTGACGCGTCGATCGAAAATATGTAACAAGCCCGGCCGCAACTTCGCCACACCGCTGAAACCGGAAGAGCGCTTTTTGCTCGTCGAGCAAACCGGTAATCCGATGGCGAAGTCATCACTCGATAGCGCATGGCAACGTTTCATCAATGCGGCCATTCGCGACGGCGTCATCAAGCCGGAAGAGCGCTTTTCACTGCATGGTTTGAAGCATCGCGGCGTGACCGACACCGATGGCAATCGAGGCGACAAACAGGACGCAGCGGGGTACGTCTCTTCAGCCACTACTGACCGGTACGACCACCAGCTACCCGTCGTGAAACCTCCGCGACGGTGCCGAATTTTCCCAAAAATTTTCCCAAAACCACAAAACAGGCACTTCGACTCGCGTTCAAGTGCCTGTTTTTATTGGCCCAGAAGGATTCGAACCTGGAACCAAAGGATTATGAGGAAGCGCACCTTACATTAA
- a CDS encoding DUF6708 domain-containing protein produces the protein MNEVKNPAYRVLLTEWQGGEPQFDLPPAQLKLMLSATPHRVAPVDKRQPVHEHASSCESLVAIYPDAISIGSVLGSGGERGDVGFGGWMTLLGAGMCFWVGFATGLDEIGTWILVFPVASFFLIGAIYLLKSSYLLPKDQPVLFNRKTRHVTFSRIQHAPFWKFWIMPGFLEPQTVAWETVQARTYKFNQLMGETMRDSYRLELWAPHPDDPKKLYARESIGYLGWYEDELLWRLYEHIRRYMEEDGPPIQPGETLRKRRTGRDLEPFNQEIMATVGGPALSREHVEELAEAQPTHAA, from the coding sequence ATGAACGAAGTCAAGAACCCGGCATACCGTGTGCTGTTGACGGAATGGCAGGGCGGCGAGCCGCAGTTCGATCTGCCGCCCGCGCAGCTCAAGCTGATGTTGAGCGCGACCCCGCATCGGGTTGCCCCGGTAGATAAGCGGCAGCCGGTACATGAGCATGCCAGCAGCTGCGAGTCGTTGGTGGCTATCTATCCGGATGCCATCAGTATCGGAAGTGTTTTGGGCTCCGGGGGGGAGCGTGGAGATGTTGGGTTTGGCGGATGGATGACATTGCTGGGGGCTGGAATGTGTTTTTGGGTTGGATTTGCCACTGGACTAGATGAAATCGGCACCTGGATTCTAGTTTTTCCTGTGGCCTCATTTTTTTTAATCGGCGCCATTTACCTTTTGAAGTCAAGCTATCTACTCCCAAAAGACCAGCCGGTCCTATTTAATCGCAAAACAAGGCACGTCACCTTCTCCCGCATCCAACATGCCCCCTTCTGGAAATTCTGGATCATGCCGGGGTTTCTCGAGCCACAGACAGTGGCGTGGGAGACAGTGCAAGCGCGCACCTATAAATTCAACCAGCTGATGGGCGAGACCATGCGCGACTCCTACCGTCTTGAGTTGTGGGCGCCGCACCCGGACGACCCGAAGAAACTCTATGCGCGCGAATCGATCGGCTACCTGGGCTGGTATGAGGATGAATTGCTGTGGCGCTTATACGAGCATATCCGCCGCTACATGGAAGAAGACGGCCCGCCGATCCAGCCTGGGGAGACGCTGCGCAAGCGCCGCACTGGCCGCGATCTGGAGCCTTTTAACCAGGAAATCATGGCAACCGTCGGCGGCCCGGCACTCAGCCGCGAGCATGTGGAGGAACTTGCCGAGGCGCAACCAACCCACGCAGCCTGA